A stretch of Babesia bigemina genome assembly Bbig001, chromosome : III DNA encodes these proteins:
- a CDS encoding apurinic endonuclease (APN1) family protein, putative, which yields MCAISNLEAASTTDSLVDVPEGETPSPSKPSALKTKKTGIEKKAPKKAVQTKLSFKAAGEKAVPWVTLPKLDPNEDRAAAFAEIAAASKRSGLYIGAHVSTAGGPDFAVLNAYNTCGQAFALFLKNQRRWDSPPLSDKSIKKFAENIEKCNYDLRYVLPHGSYLINIANPDPEKRKKSYEHFVDDIQRCEKLGITLYNFHPGSTVGMCDKSEGISNIANCINMAMKETSSAKIVLENAAGQKNVIGSTFEDLRDIINLVENKERIAVCLDTCHLFAAGYDIRTKTKFEEVMKSFDKIVGLNYLVAVHLNDCKSDLGSGLDRHENIGIGKLTRETFEFIANSGYFRNMPIILETPDIHGDETIYKQEVKAMYGLFNEEKSEAAE from the exons ATGTGCGCCATAAGCAATCTGGAAGCCGCGTCAACGACGGACAGCCTCGTCGATGTACCGGAAGGCGAAACACCCTCGCCCAGCAAGCCTTCCGCCCTGAAGACAAAGAAGACTGGCATAGAAAAGAAAGCACCCAAAAAGGCCGTGCAAACCAAGCTCTCTTTCAAGGCTGCCGGCGAGAAGGCGGTTCCCTGGGTGACCCTGCCTAAGCTCG ACCCTAATGAGGACAGAGCAGCAGCGTTCGCTGAGATTGCTGCCGCTAGCAAGCGATCAGGACTATACATCGGCGCTCACGTGTCTACTGCCGGCGGCCCCGATTTCGCGGTGCTTAATGCATACAACACTTGCG GTCAGGCATTTGCGCTCTTTCTCAAAAACCAACGTCGATGGGACAGCCCCCCCTTGTCGGACAAAAGTATTAAGAAGTTTGCGGAGAACATAGAGAAGTGCAACTACGACTTGCGTTACGTTCTTCCCCACGGCTCCTACCTAATCAACATTGCCAACCCCGATCCCGAGAAGCGGAAGAAGTCGTACGAGCATTTCGTGGATGACATCCAGCGTTGCGAGAAACTCGGAATAACTCTGTACAACTTCCACCCGG GGTCCACCGTCGGCATGTGCGACAAGTCCGAGGGCATCAGCAACATAGCG AATTGCATCAATATGGCAATGAAGGAGACGAGCTCTGCCAAGATCGTTTTGGAGAATGCCGCAGGTCAGAAGAACGTGATCGGCTCCACCTTCGAGGACCTCCGCGACATCATCAATTTAGTCGAGAACAAGGAGAGG ATTGCCGTATGTTTGGACACGTGCCACCTTTTCGCCGCAG GCTACGACATCCGCACAAAGACCAAATTCGAGGAGGTGATGAAGTCGTTCGACAAGATTGTGGGCCTGAATTACCTGGTTGCAGTCCATCTCAACGACTGCAAGTCCGACCTGGGCAGCGGACTGGACCGCCACGAGAACATCGGCATCGGGAAGCTTACCCGCGAAACCTTCGAGTTCATTGCTAACAGCGGATACTTCCGCAACATGCCCATCATCCTCGAGACCCCCGACATCCACGGCGACGAAACTATTTACAAGCaggaggtgaaggcgaTGTACGGCCTTTTCAATGAAGAGAAATCCGAAGCTGCCGAGTAA